A single region of the Pygocentrus nattereri isolate fPygNat1 chromosome 27, fPygNat1.pri, whole genome shotgun sequence genome encodes:
- the atad5a gene encoding ATPase family AAA domain-containing protein 5 isoform X2, whose translation MAGAVAMAAVVEDFEATQPCKKLRKDDDPLPTRTIRNYFVPLPKAVEKPFSPPRTNNIMDYFMKTSPQEKIVSSQKQSPLQSTESVSCQEAKLGRTQRQKRFKKPREQNKLQEEEQGVLPENCAALGSPGESLIKDSSNCSVLGSDTAALLSQISNDTGLDEESVKKENNTESCATDRKVKDLLQIRKSKKVNNQSRADDNLDNDKRSPGEEEGRNIKSVVHKSRRARISQSDSCAEQDKSLHDASLEVNVDENSLLNSSTITVSFEDFLQSQGEEDTADTEPSTCAAEILSDAKSCNDVSDLVVATPQVSPRILTVQAEVHPLSPNHETSKSPEVKVASIFSRRSQVKDSKTSSSANSQVTADILPDLKRKSNVVLQEKDLELAVVESSSTSKCTQEERKQFMNAFKQPSLDGSKGKTTKSSGKLKHIQEKAPETEEKEPDEKAVENQLDETSSEQNCAISVGNKRCRKARKKRQTDASEEVPTPAPTHEELPTSVEVITESGSVDDGKTQPAKEVRRSTRESTRRQAAPVSERNTSPRKTRSQEKAEKCSVSQDDPALACTPKSLRSKKSVYRAEMLSPSYKKGSPIRMKFTRVFPSSATKAGDFEISSPVSVLESNSLKKRKRAKKLVQKAKALQQSKQTVAGEQSTVRRSTRRKECVKMNYCEDEDSVVFVEDLISSPAPASQETGQSQKKLRSLNDVLGKNTPPNKSSKNASASKLAPMFLERKGQKPIAVISIFDDSSCDGSENSQDDEQFRAKREFLKSGLPESFKKQIAKTAANREAYTQACASFQLVVHVQQRSIECSMWTIPWPETSFLNCLKEFYQFPLMPQVSLTGIAGCMTVPAQRACREKVSGWRNNFTESIRQHLLEEIIASNPSFPVQRYFTQFLKRHKDYLLQDAAAEPECGSKTQCPAGSTKSVGGKRKRVDEAERSSKLAKKQKSSHKEEEPIVISESPSSESGAAPETTDSVASSRGQRRRSLRNKQTVAEAKPAELSTPKSIQCDTVIILDSPSSETACTEDGVKEDVLWPEKYQPQHSNDIIGNTASVRKLHSWLKEWKLRADREERRKQQEKKQEEDSNDSWLGDCEELEEAEDLLCNTLLITGPTGVGKTAAVYACAQELGFKVFEVNCSSQRSGRQILSQLKEATQSHQVDIQGVNAHKPTYFNSYSSSGSTAKPGSSPRKVNSPRRVMSSPRKPPQSPRGAMRKGGLAPTSLANFFKVGGRPKGRDAGNQDKKAQTVCSKKSAKVIESGYKAQEPMTSPPDAKPRTEEQGKRMATSLILFEEVDVIFDDDSGFLTAIKTFITTTKRPIILTTSDPTFGAMFDGSFDEIRFEAPSVVNLASYLQLLCLAENVRTDTQDLTSLLHWNRCDVRQSLLHLQFWACSGGGLRMQHPILSRTSECEVKRETVKVENVPVDEPLPPCHTGCTESLLGLLNIQQDRRVEDLLRCKPTVVESKSCWGLLSETERRGMDLFYSNMEGY comes from the exons ATGGCTGGTGCTGTTGCTATGGCAGCTGTTGTTGAAGATTTTGAGGCTACTCAG CCTTGCAAGAAGTTGAGAAAAGATGATGATCCGCTACCCACGAGGACCATCAGGAACTACTTTGTGCCCTTACCCAAGGCTGTGGAAAAGCCTTTCTCTCCACCTCGGACAAACAACATAATGGATTACTTCATGAAGACATCGCCTCAGGAAAAGATTGTCTCTTCACAAAAGCAAAGTCCCCTTCAGTCCACAGAGTCAGTCAGTTGTCAGGAAGCTAAGCTGGGTAGAACACAAAGGCAGAAACGTTTCAAGAAACCTAGGGAGCAGAACAAGCTACAGGAAGAAGAGCAGGGGGTACTCCCTGAGAACTGTGCAGCGTTAGGGAGTCCAGGTGAATCTCTGATAAAGGACAGTAGCAACTGCTCAGTGCTTGGTAGTGATACTGCAGCCCTGCTGTCTCAAATAAGCAATGACACCGGCTTAGATGAAGAATCtgttaaaaaggaaaataacaCGGAGAGCTGTGCAACTGACAGAAAAGTGAAGGATTTGTTGCAAATTCGGAAAAGCAAGAAAGTAAATAACCAAAGCAGGGCTGATGATAATTTAGATAATGATAAGAGATCACCTGGAGAAGAAGAAGGTAGAAATATAAAGTCTGTGGTGCATAAAAGCAGAAGGGCAAGAATCAGCCAGAGTGACTCGTGTGCAGAGCAGGACAAGTCTCTGCATGATGCCAGTCTGGAAGTCAATGTGGATGAGAATTCCCTGCTGAACAGCAGCACAATAACAGTGTCCTTTGAAGACTTTTTACAGAGTCAGGGTGAAGAGGACACTGCAGATACTGAGCCAAGCACCTGTGCTGCTGAAATCTTAAGTGATGCTAAGTCTTGTAATGATGTGAGTGATTTGGTAGTTGCAACTCCACAGGTGTCACCAAGAATCCTTACAGTCCAAGCAGAAGTACATCCTCTATCCCCAAATCATGAGACATCTAAGAGCCCTGAAGTAAAGGTAGCGTCAATTTTCAGTAGGAGGAGCCAAGTAAAAGACAGCAAGACCTCTTCCTCTGCTAACTCTCAGGTGACAGCAGACATTCTCCCTGATCTTAAGAGGAAATCTAATGTTGTTCTTCAGGAAAAAGATTTGGAGCTTGCTGTTGTTGAATCCAGCTCCACATCTAAGTGCACCCAGGAAGAAAGGAAGCAGTTCATGAATGCTTTCAAGCAGCCTAGTCTGGATGGATCTAAAGGTAAAACTACCAAGAGTTCAGGAAAACTCAAACACATCCAGGAAAAAGCTCCTGAGACGGAAGAGAAGGAGCCTGATGAGAAGGCTGTTGAGAACCAACTTGATGAGACCAGCTCAGAGCAAAATTGTGCTATAAGTGTTGGGAACAAACGATGTAGAAAGGCTAGgaagaaaagacagacagatgcatCTGAAGAGGTACCAACACCTGCACCAACGCATGAGGAACTTCCCACATCAGTGGAGGTGATCACTGAGAGTGGCtctgttgatgatggtaaaacacaACCTGCCAAGGAGGTGAGGAGGTCCACAAGAGAGAGCACACGCAGACAGGCAGCTCCTGTGTCTGAAAGGAATACGTCACCACGCAAAACAAGAAGCCAGGAGAAGGCGGAAAAGTGTAGTGTATCTCAGGATGACCCAGCTCTAGCTTGTACCCCAAAATCTCTTAGGTCCAAGAAGAGTGTTTACAGGGCTGAGATGCTGTCTCCGTCTTACAAAAAAGGAAGCCCGATAAG aatGAAATTCACTAGAGTGTTTCCCTCATCTGCCACAAAAGCTGGAGATTTTGAAATATCAAGTCCTGTTTCAGTGCTG gAATCAAATTcactgaagaaaagaaaacggGCTAAAAAGTTGGTGCAGAAAGCTAAAGCACTTCAGCAAAGCAAACAGACTGTAGCAGGGGAGCAGTCCACTGTGCGCCGCTCTACAAGGAGAAAAGAATGTGTCAAAATGAATTACTGCGAGGATGAG GACTCAGTAGTCTTTGTGGAAGATCTTATAAGCAGCCCTGCACCTGCATCTCAAGAAACTGGCCAAAGTCAGAAAAAACTTCGCAGTTTGAATGATGTCTTAGGCAAAAATACACCTCCAAATAAGTCTTCTAAGAATGCGTCAG CTTCCAAACTGGCACCCATGTTTCTGGAAAGAAAAGGCCAGAAACCCATAGCagttatctccatttttgatgacAGCAG TTGTGATGGTTCGGAAAACTCTCAAGACGATGAACAATTCAGAGCAAAGAGGGAATTCCTGAAGAGTGGCCTGCCTGAGTCTTTTAAAAAGCAGATTGCCAAGACAGCAGCTAATAGAGAAGCCTACACCCAGGCCTGTGCTTCTTTCCAACTTGTGGTGCATGTCCAACAGAGATCCATAG AGTGCTCTATGTGGACCATCCCATGGCCAGAAACGTCTTTCTTGAATTGTCTGAAAGAGTTTTACCAGTTTCCACTGATGCCACAGGTGTCTTTGACTGGCATTGCAGGCTGCATGACTGTACCTGCTCAGCGGGCCTGCAGAGAAAAG GTGTCTGGCTGGCGAAACAATTTTACAGAATCCATTAGACAGCATCTCTTGGAGGAAATTATTGCATCAAATCCTTCTTTTCCTGTCCAGAGatattttacacagtttttaaaGAGACACAAAGACTACTTGTTACAGGATGCTGCTGCAG AGCCTGAGTGTGGATCTAAAACACAGTGTCCTGCTGGCTCCACCAAGTCTGTTGGAGGAAAACGTAAACGTGTAGATGAGGCAGAGAGATCAAGCAAGCTGGCCAAGAAACAGAAGTCAAGTCACAAGGAGGAAGAGCCCATAGTGATATCGGAAAGCCCAAGCTCAGAAAGTGGGGCAGCACCAGAGACCACTGACTCTGTGGCTTCCAGCAGAGGACAGAGGAGACGATCACTGAGAAACAAGCAGACTGTGGCGGAGGCTAAGCCTGCAGAGCTGAGTACACCTAAAAGTATCCAGTGCGACACCGTAATCATCCTTGATTCTCCATCCTCAGAGACTGCATGCACTGAAG ATGGTGTTAAGGAGGATGTGCTGTGGCCTGAGAAGTACCAGCCACAGCACTCTAATGACATCATTGGAAACACAGCTTCTGTTAGGAAGTTGCACAG CTGGTTAAAGGAGTGGAAGCTCAGGGCTGACCGGGAAGAGAGAAGGAAGCAGCAGGAGAAAAAGCAAGAGGAAGACAGTAATG ACTCCTGGTTAGGTGACTGTGAGGAGCTAGAGGAAGCAGAGGACCTGCTCTGTAACACACTACTCATCACGGGTCCCACTGGAGTAGGCAAGACTGCTGCTGTGTATGCCTGCGCCCAAGAGCTGGGCTTCAAG GTGTTTGAGGTGAACTGCTCTTCTCAGCGAAGTGGTCGTCAGATCTTGTCTCAGCTGAAAGAGGCCACCCAGTCTCATCAAGTGGACATCCAGGGTGTCAATGCTCATAAGCCCACCTATTTTAACAGCTACAGTAGCAGCGGTAGTACAGCAAAACCTGGCTCCTCACCCA GGAAGGTTAACTCCCCTAGAAGAGTTATGTCCTCACCCAGAAAACCCCCTCAGTCCCCTCGAGGTGCTATGAGAAAAGGTGGCTTAGCACCAACTTCACTGGCGAATTTCTTCAAAGTGGGTGGGAGGCCCAAAGGCAGAGATGCTGGAAATCAAGACAAGAAGGCTCAAACAG TCTGCTCCAAGAAATCTGCCAAAGTGATCGAAAGTGGGTACAAAGCTCAAGAGCCTATGACGTCCCCTCCAGACGCCAAACCCAGAACTGAAGAGCAGGGAAAGAGAATGGCCACCTCTCTGATCCTATTTGAGGAGGTTGATGTCATATTTGATGATGATTCTGGATTCTTGACGGCCATTAAAACCTTCATCACCACAACCAAGAGACCCATCATCCTAACAACCAGTG ATCCAACATTCGGTGCAATGTTTGATGGCAGCTTTGATGAAATCCGTTTCGAAGCTCCGTCTGTG GTCAATCTGGCGAGTTACCTGCAACTGTTGTGTCTGGCTGAAAATGTGAGGACAGACACTCAGGACTTGACATCTTTGCTGCATTGGAATAGATGCGATGTTCGGCAGAGCCTTCTGCACCTGCAGTTCTGGGCCTGCAGTGGAGGAGGACTCCGGATGCAGCATCCCATCTTatcaa GAACTTCTGAATGTGAGGTGAAGAGAGAGACTGTTAAAGTGGAAAATGTTCCTGTTGATGAGCCACTACCGCCCTGTCATACTGGATGCACAGAGTCTTTGTTGGGGCTCTTGAATATTCAGCAAGACAGAAGGGTAGAGGATTTGCTTAGG TGTAAACCTACAGTTGTGGAGAGTAAGAGCTGCTGGGGTCTCCTCTCAGAGACTGAAAGAAGAGGCATGGATCTGTTCTACTCAAATATGGAG GGTTATTGA
- the prpsap2 gene encoding phosphoribosyl pyrophosphate synthase-associated protein 2 has protein sequence MNAAKGGLVIFTANSNPSSRELGKRIAERLGVELGKVQVYQEANRETRVQIQESVRGKDVFIIQTVSKDVNTTIMELLIMVYACRTSCARNIIGVIPYFPYSKQCKMRKRGSIVSKLLASMMCKAGLTHLITMDLHQKEIQGFFNIPVDNLRASPFLLQYIQEEIPDYRNAVIVAKSPASAKRAQSFAERLRLGIAVIHGEAQDAESDLVDGRHSPPTVKNMGAIHPSLEIPLLIPKEKPPITVVGDVGGRIAIIVDDIIDDVDSFLAAAETLKERGAYKIFVMATHGILSSDAPRLIEESAIDEVVVTNTIPHEIQKLQCPKIKTVDISMILSEAIRRIHNGESMSYLFRNIGMDD, from the exons ATGAATGCCGCAAAAGGAGGCCTGGTCATTTTTACGGCCAACTCTAACCCCTCTAGCAGGGAGCTGGGTAAAAGGATTGCAGA ACGCTTGGGTGTGGAGCTTGGCAAAGTGCAGGTCTATCAGGAGGCTAACAGAG AAACAAGGGTTCAGATCCAGGAGTCTGTGCGTGGTAAAGATGTCTTTATCATCCAAACTGTATCAAA GGATGTTAATACAACCATCATGGAGCTGCTCATCATGGTGTATGCCTGTAGGACCTCTTGTGCCCGAAATATCATCGGAGTCATTCCTTATTTTCCTTACAGTAAGCAGTGCAAAATGAGGAAGAGAGGCTCCATTGTCTCCAAGCTGTTGGCCTCAATGATGTGTAAAGCAg GTCTTACTCATCTCATCACTATGGATTTGCACCAAAAGGAAATCCAAGGTTTCTTTAACATTCCAGTAGACAACCTGCGAGCGTCTCCGTTTCTGCTGCAGTACATTCAGGAAGAG ATCCCAGACTACAGAAATGCTGTAATTGTGGCCAAGTCTCCAGCATCAGCTAAAAG GGCCCAGTCATTTGCTGAAAGGCTTCGGCTGGGTATCGCTGTGATCCATGGTGAAGCGCAGGATGCTGAATCAGATCTTGTGGATGGACGACACTCTCCGCCTACAGTGAAAAACATGGGAGCCATCCATCCAAGTCTGGAGATACCAT TGCTGATTCCAAAAGAAAAGCCTCCAATAACTGTGGTGGGAGATGTAGGTGGCCGAATTGCCATTATTGTG GATGATATAATTGATGACGTCGATAGTTTCCTGGCAGCGGCTGAAACCCTGAAGGAGCGAGGTGCCTACAAAATCTTTGTCATGGCTACTCATGGAATTCTCTCTTCTGATGCGCCTCGACTCATAGAGGAGTCTGCTATTGATGAG GTGGTTGTCACAAACACCATTCCACACGAAATCCAGAAACTGCAGTGTCCAAAGATCAAGACGGTCGACATCAGCATGATCCTGTCTGAGGCAATTCGCCGCATACACAATGGAGAATCAATGTCTTACCTGTTTCGCAACATAGGCATGGATGATTGA
- the atad5a gene encoding ATPase family AAA domain-containing protein 5 isoform X1, with product MAGAVAMAAVVEDFEATQPCKKLRKDDDPLPTRTIRNYFVPLPKAVEKPFSPPRTNNIMDYFMKTSPQEKIVSSQKQSPLQSTESVSCQEAKLGRTQRQKRFKKPREQNKLQEEEQGVLPENCAALGSPGESLIKDSSNCSVLGSDTAALLSQISNDTGLDEESVKKENNTESCATDRKVKDLLQIRKSKKVNNQSRADDNLDNDKRSPGEEEGRNIKSVVHKSRRARISQSDSCAEQDKSLHDASLEVNVDENSLLNSSTITVSFEDFLQSQGEEDTADTEPSTCAAEILSDAKSCNDVSDLVVATPQVSPRILTVQAEVHPLSPNHETSKSPEVKVASIFSRRSQVKDSKTSSSANSQVTADILPDLKRKSNVVLQEKDLELAVVESSSTSKCTQEERKQFMNAFKQPSLDGSKGKTTKSSGKLKHIQEKAPETEEKEPDEKAVENQLDETSSEQNCAISVGNKRCRKARKKRQTDASEEVPTPAPTHEELPTSVEVITESGSVDDGKTQPAKEVRRSTRESTRRQAAPVSERNTSPRKTRSQEKAEKCSVSQDDPALACTPKSLRSKKSVYRAEMLSPSYKKGSPIRMKFTRVFPSSATKAGDFEISSPVSVLESNSLKKRKRAKKLVQKAKALQQSKQTVAGEQSTVRRSTRRKECVKMNYCEDEDSVVFVEDLISSPAPASQETGQSQKKLRSLNDVLGKNTPPNKSSKNASASKLAPMFLERKGQKPIAVISIFDDSSCDGSENSQDDEQFRAKREFLKSGLPESFKKQIAKTAANREAYTQACASFQLVVHVQQRSIECSMWTIPWPETSFLNCLKEFYQFPLMPQVSLTGIAGCMTVPAQRACREKVSGWRNNFTESIRQHLLEEIIASNPSFPVQRYFTQFLKRHKDYLLQDAAAEPECGSKTQCPAGSTKSVGGKRKRVDEAERSSKLAKKQKSSHKEEEPIVISESPSSESGAAPETTDSVASSRGQRRRSLRNKQTVAEAKPAELSTPKSIQCDTVIILDSPSSETACTEDGVKEDVLWPEKYQPQHSNDIIGNTASVRKLHSWLKEWKLRADREERRKQQEKKQEEDSNDSWLGDCEELEEAEDLLCNTLLITGPTGVGKTAAVYACAQELGFKVFEVNCSSQRSGRQILSQLKEATQSHQVDIQGVNAHKPTYFNSYSSSGSTAKPGSSPRKVNSPRRVMSSPRKPPQSPRGAMRKGGLAPTSLANFFKVGGRPKGRDAGNQDKKAQTVCSKKSAKVIESGYKAQEPMTSPPDAKPRTEEQGKRMATSLILFEEVDVIFDDDSGFLTAIKTFITTTKRPIILTTSDPTFGAMFDGSFDEIRFEAPSVVNLASYLQLLCLAENVRTDTQDLTSLLHWNRCDVRQSLLHLQFWACSGGGLRMQHPILSRTSECEVKRETVKVENVPVDEPLPPCHTGCTESLLGLLNIQQDRRVEDLLRCKPTVVESKSCWGLLSETERRGMDLFYSNMEVLLPLPVSALPEPTPIPRSVTNPEPQPGLLARHGREAQKEEHADDMSPLKVSSRMRRKKQLCLDDKSVFQSDSESEDGFLSLPKPSSGPVGNPDTKRTQDEAAQKAPSSVRMRRVELSEAERKRSKPVSQCLSSVAEYLDQMSFLDSSLHYQPPQTEGACRPHAFHCTGAEIKSGMSDEVRLESGGHMSGFHLEEINAVIQSLSFWKCRSEVSEAWHKVQGLEEEVRSEAIEELTLPVASHRQSFSLARSTPCEPRVIEMRKELLSAVLACRSFSTLGNRVAATVDYMPSLRTICRSERLKEQGKVKRRFMHYLDGIHLDLPKSIIELLASKFP from the exons ATGGCTGGTGCTGTTGCTATGGCAGCTGTTGTTGAAGATTTTGAGGCTACTCAG CCTTGCAAGAAGTTGAGAAAAGATGATGATCCGCTACCCACGAGGACCATCAGGAACTACTTTGTGCCCTTACCCAAGGCTGTGGAAAAGCCTTTCTCTCCACCTCGGACAAACAACATAATGGATTACTTCATGAAGACATCGCCTCAGGAAAAGATTGTCTCTTCACAAAAGCAAAGTCCCCTTCAGTCCACAGAGTCAGTCAGTTGTCAGGAAGCTAAGCTGGGTAGAACACAAAGGCAGAAACGTTTCAAGAAACCTAGGGAGCAGAACAAGCTACAGGAAGAAGAGCAGGGGGTACTCCCTGAGAACTGTGCAGCGTTAGGGAGTCCAGGTGAATCTCTGATAAAGGACAGTAGCAACTGCTCAGTGCTTGGTAGTGATACTGCAGCCCTGCTGTCTCAAATAAGCAATGACACCGGCTTAGATGAAGAATCtgttaaaaaggaaaataacaCGGAGAGCTGTGCAACTGACAGAAAAGTGAAGGATTTGTTGCAAATTCGGAAAAGCAAGAAAGTAAATAACCAAAGCAGGGCTGATGATAATTTAGATAATGATAAGAGATCACCTGGAGAAGAAGAAGGTAGAAATATAAAGTCTGTGGTGCATAAAAGCAGAAGGGCAAGAATCAGCCAGAGTGACTCGTGTGCAGAGCAGGACAAGTCTCTGCATGATGCCAGTCTGGAAGTCAATGTGGATGAGAATTCCCTGCTGAACAGCAGCACAATAACAGTGTCCTTTGAAGACTTTTTACAGAGTCAGGGTGAAGAGGACACTGCAGATACTGAGCCAAGCACCTGTGCTGCTGAAATCTTAAGTGATGCTAAGTCTTGTAATGATGTGAGTGATTTGGTAGTTGCAACTCCACAGGTGTCACCAAGAATCCTTACAGTCCAAGCAGAAGTACATCCTCTATCCCCAAATCATGAGACATCTAAGAGCCCTGAAGTAAAGGTAGCGTCAATTTTCAGTAGGAGGAGCCAAGTAAAAGACAGCAAGACCTCTTCCTCTGCTAACTCTCAGGTGACAGCAGACATTCTCCCTGATCTTAAGAGGAAATCTAATGTTGTTCTTCAGGAAAAAGATTTGGAGCTTGCTGTTGTTGAATCCAGCTCCACATCTAAGTGCACCCAGGAAGAAAGGAAGCAGTTCATGAATGCTTTCAAGCAGCCTAGTCTGGATGGATCTAAAGGTAAAACTACCAAGAGTTCAGGAAAACTCAAACACATCCAGGAAAAAGCTCCTGAGACGGAAGAGAAGGAGCCTGATGAGAAGGCTGTTGAGAACCAACTTGATGAGACCAGCTCAGAGCAAAATTGTGCTATAAGTGTTGGGAACAAACGATGTAGAAAGGCTAGgaagaaaagacagacagatgcatCTGAAGAGGTACCAACACCTGCACCAACGCATGAGGAACTTCCCACATCAGTGGAGGTGATCACTGAGAGTGGCtctgttgatgatggtaaaacacaACCTGCCAAGGAGGTGAGGAGGTCCACAAGAGAGAGCACACGCAGACAGGCAGCTCCTGTGTCTGAAAGGAATACGTCACCACGCAAAACAAGAAGCCAGGAGAAGGCGGAAAAGTGTAGTGTATCTCAGGATGACCCAGCTCTAGCTTGTACCCCAAAATCTCTTAGGTCCAAGAAGAGTGTTTACAGGGCTGAGATGCTGTCTCCGTCTTACAAAAAAGGAAGCCCGATAAG aatGAAATTCACTAGAGTGTTTCCCTCATCTGCCACAAAAGCTGGAGATTTTGAAATATCAAGTCCTGTTTCAGTGCTG gAATCAAATTcactgaagaaaagaaaacggGCTAAAAAGTTGGTGCAGAAAGCTAAAGCACTTCAGCAAAGCAAACAGACTGTAGCAGGGGAGCAGTCCACTGTGCGCCGCTCTACAAGGAGAAAAGAATGTGTCAAAATGAATTACTGCGAGGATGAG GACTCAGTAGTCTTTGTGGAAGATCTTATAAGCAGCCCTGCACCTGCATCTCAAGAAACTGGCCAAAGTCAGAAAAAACTTCGCAGTTTGAATGATGTCTTAGGCAAAAATACACCTCCAAATAAGTCTTCTAAGAATGCGTCAG CTTCCAAACTGGCACCCATGTTTCTGGAAAGAAAAGGCCAGAAACCCATAGCagttatctccatttttgatgacAGCAG TTGTGATGGTTCGGAAAACTCTCAAGACGATGAACAATTCAGAGCAAAGAGGGAATTCCTGAAGAGTGGCCTGCCTGAGTCTTTTAAAAAGCAGATTGCCAAGACAGCAGCTAATAGAGAAGCCTACACCCAGGCCTGTGCTTCTTTCCAACTTGTGGTGCATGTCCAACAGAGATCCATAG AGTGCTCTATGTGGACCATCCCATGGCCAGAAACGTCTTTCTTGAATTGTCTGAAAGAGTTTTACCAGTTTCCACTGATGCCACAGGTGTCTTTGACTGGCATTGCAGGCTGCATGACTGTACCTGCTCAGCGGGCCTGCAGAGAAAAG GTGTCTGGCTGGCGAAACAATTTTACAGAATCCATTAGACAGCATCTCTTGGAGGAAATTATTGCATCAAATCCTTCTTTTCCTGTCCAGAGatattttacacagtttttaaaGAGACACAAAGACTACTTGTTACAGGATGCTGCTGCAG AGCCTGAGTGTGGATCTAAAACACAGTGTCCTGCTGGCTCCACCAAGTCTGTTGGAGGAAAACGTAAACGTGTAGATGAGGCAGAGAGATCAAGCAAGCTGGCCAAGAAACAGAAGTCAAGTCACAAGGAGGAAGAGCCCATAGTGATATCGGAAAGCCCAAGCTCAGAAAGTGGGGCAGCACCAGAGACCACTGACTCTGTGGCTTCCAGCAGAGGACAGAGGAGACGATCACTGAGAAACAAGCAGACTGTGGCGGAGGCTAAGCCTGCAGAGCTGAGTACACCTAAAAGTATCCAGTGCGACACCGTAATCATCCTTGATTCTCCATCCTCAGAGACTGCATGCACTGAAG ATGGTGTTAAGGAGGATGTGCTGTGGCCTGAGAAGTACCAGCCACAGCACTCTAATGACATCATTGGAAACACAGCTTCTGTTAGGAAGTTGCACAG CTGGTTAAAGGAGTGGAAGCTCAGGGCTGACCGGGAAGAGAGAAGGAAGCAGCAGGAGAAAAAGCAAGAGGAAGACAGTAATG ACTCCTGGTTAGGTGACTGTGAGGAGCTAGAGGAAGCAGAGGACCTGCTCTGTAACACACTACTCATCACGGGTCCCACTGGAGTAGGCAAGACTGCTGCTGTGTATGCCTGCGCCCAAGAGCTGGGCTTCAAG GTGTTTGAGGTGAACTGCTCTTCTCAGCGAAGTGGTCGTCAGATCTTGTCTCAGCTGAAAGAGGCCACCCAGTCTCATCAAGTGGACATCCAGGGTGTCAATGCTCATAAGCCCACCTATTTTAACAGCTACAGTAGCAGCGGTAGTACAGCAAAACCTGGCTCCTCACCCA GGAAGGTTAACTCCCCTAGAAGAGTTATGTCCTCACCCAGAAAACCCCCTCAGTCCCCTCGAGGTGCTATGAGAAAAGGTGGCTTAGCACCAACTTCACTGGCGAATTTCTTCAAAGTGGGTGGGAGGCCCAAAGGCAGAGATGCTGGAAATCAAGACAAGAAGGCTCAAACAG TCTGCTCCAAGAAATCTGCCAAAGTGATCGAAAGTGGGTACAAAGCTCAAGAGCCTATGACGTCCCCTCCAGACGCCAAACCCAGAACTGAAGAGCAGGGAAAGAGAATGGCCACCTCTCTGATCCTATTTGAGGAGGTTGATGTCATATTTGATGATGATTCTGGATTCTTGACGGCCATTAAAACCTTCATCACCACAACCAAGAGACCCATCATCCTAACAACCAGTG ATCCAACATTCGGTGCAATGTTTGATGGCAGCTTTGATGAAATCCGTTTCGAAGCTCCGTCTGTG GTCAATCTGGCGAGTTACCTGCAACTGTTGTGTCTGGCTGAAAATGTGAGGACAGACACTCAGGACTTGACATCTTTGCTGCATTGGAATAGATGCGATGTTCGGCAGAGCCTTCTGCACCTGCAGTTCTGGGCCTGCAGTGGAGGAGGACTCCGGATGCAGCATCCCATCTTatcaa GAACTTCTGAATGTGAGGTGAAGAGAGAGACTGTTAAAGTGGAAAATGTTCCTGTTGATGAGCCACTACCGCCCTGTCATACTGGATGCACAGAGTCTTTGTTGGGGCTCTTGAATATTCAGCAAGACAGAAGGGTAGAGGATTTGCTTAGG TGTAAACCTACAGTTGTGGAGAGTAAGAGCTGCTGGGGTCTCCTCTCAGAGACTGAAAGAAGAGGCATGGATCTGTTCTACTCAAATATGGAGGTGCTGTTGCCTCTACCTGTCTCTGCTTTACCAGAGCCTACTCCCATACCACGGTCAGTAACAAACCCTGAGCCCCAGCCTGGGCTTCTAGCCAGACATGGCCGTGAAGCACAGAAGGAGGAGCATGCTGATGACATGAGCCCTCTCAAAGTATCCTCCAGGATGAGACGGAAAAAGCAGCTCTGTTTGGATGATAAAAGTGTATTTCAATCAGATTCTGAGTCAGAAGATGGTTTCCTGTCCCTGCCAAAACCTAGCAGCGGTCCAGTTGGAAATCCTGACACAAAGCGAACACAGGATGAGGCTGCTCAGAAGGCACCTTCTTCTGTGAGGATGAGAAGGGTCGAGCTGTCTGaagcagagaggaagaggagtaAGCCTGTGTCACAGTGCCTGAGCTCAGTTGCTGAATATCTGGACCAGATGTCATTCCTTGACTCATCTCTGCACTACCAACCTCCTCAAACAGAGGGCGCTTGTAGACCACATGCCTTCCACTGTACTGGAGCAGAGATCAAGAGTGGAATGTCTGATGAAGTGCGTCTGGAGAGTGGAGGCCATATGAGTGGATTCCACTTAGAGGAAATCAATGCTGTGATACAGAGTCTGAGTTTTTGGAAATGTAGATCTGAAGTCTCTGAAGCCTGGCATAAAGTCCAGGGGCTGGAGGAGGAGGTCAGAAGTGAAGCTATAGAGGAATTGACCCTTCCTGTGGCGTCACATAGACAGAGTTTCAGCCTTGCTCGCAGCACACCCTGTGAACCCAG GGTTATTGAGATGAGAAAAGAGCTATTGAGTGCAGTTCTTGCCTGCCGGTCATTTAGCACACTGGGGAACAGAGTGGCAGCCACAGTGGACTACATGCCTTCTCTGCGTACCATCTGCAGGTCGGAGAGACTGAAGGAGCAGGGCAAGGTCAAGCGCAG gTTCATGCACTACTTGGATGGCATTCACCTTGATCTTCCTAAAAGCATTATTGAACTCCTCGCCTCTAAATTTCCTTGA